The Coffea arabica cultivar ET-39 chromosome 6e, Coffea Arabica ET-39 HiFi, whole genome shotgun sequence genome contains the following window.
TAttcaaatattttttcttaGAGCGTATTGATTTGACTTCATAAGTGGGATCAAGCATGTTGCTGCTAAAAGCAgaatctccttttttttttttagagaatCTCCTTATTGTTTCTGAGCAGCTAAAAAGTTATTTTTTAACTAGAAGgaatttggtttaaatgtaAGATATCTTTTCAGAAGTTTTCGCAACTTAATCATAGAGGTTGGAATTATCAAAGATTTGTCCTTTTTGATCTTTGTCTTTGACTCACTGGAGACCTAGGAAACAAATAGAAGATGTGTGCGAATGAGATATCTATCAACAAGAAGGAAAAGGTATTCATAATTCAATTGaatgttattattttgttttcggaGTAtgatatgatgattgaaaaaaaaaagtcaaaacaatcATGGTAACATTCAGTTTCCTTGAGTGTTCTTTCATGCCAAACTTTTTCATTGTTTTAACTAAACGTTCTAAATGTTTGGATGATATTGAGGTAATCTGACTTTTCTTTTGATATAAAAAATGGTTATATCCTTTCACAGCTACgtaataaaagggaaaaaatcacCTATGCTTCGAAAACATGTATTATACCTTTCTTTGCTATAGATTAATGGTCAATTGGATCGCACGTTTTAATACATGCAATGCAACATGGGATAAAAtacattaatttttatttttggagtcTACGGaacaaataaattcataaattattaTGACAAAAAAGTGTTTCTACAAGAGaagttatttgtgaaattacTTATATGATAAGCGTATTTGCCTTTGTTAAATGTAAACTGAACAAAGTTTGCATTTGATAAATGTAAACTAacgcattaaaaaaagaaaagaagaaagcatACCTCGCATTAATGCGAGGTCCTTGGTCTTTcaatcgaaaaaaaaagagctcgCAATTGAATGGCAAAGAACTTCGTTGACTCATTTTTAAACCccaaaattagaaaaccctaaaacaTGAACAAAATTGGGAACTGCAAATTGAACCCAAAATCCATCCCAaatccatcattcaaatttGTGGAAGAGCAAAATCCATCAAGAGGAGGTACGAATTGTAGGGAAGGTCTGCAAGTTTGCTTTATCTTACAGCCCCGACACCAAAAGCTTTCGCCAGAAATTTGAAGTCACTGGAAAGCTGCAAAATGGAGACCATTACATTGATGCTACATCCATTAGCCGGTGAATGAGGTACGCTTTCTGATGCTATCATCCGGAACCAGAAGAAGTGCCCTGGAGCCCGTAGttatctccaatttttattttgatttttctccTTCTGGTGAAAAAATGAATGAACAGGTGGTTTATTGAGCTATTCCACATACCTTAATGTCCTATCTACcaatttgcaaattttttttttttacatttttttttgtttttgttcaaaGAAGAAGCCGGTTGGTTTTTTCATTGTTAAGCTTTAATTAGGACTGCCGGAACTATGGACTATAACTAGCTGCTTGGAGTTTGCAATTTCTGTTGGTTTGAACTGATCTTTTGGAGTATCGGTATTCACTAGTATCTTTACAAACTTGCACTGttgaagtaatttttttttttttcgaaatggCTGATTTGTCTTATAATTAGGAATGGTTGAATGATGAGCTCGTCAATGCATGAATCAAATTACTATGGAATGTAAATGATGAATTTGGTCActtcctttttcatcttttttattGCTAAAGATAGTTATGTTAAGAGTTTATATGCCTGATAAATTTTAAATGAGAGTTTATACGCCTGATGAATGTCAAAATAAATCTATGAAATATAGACTTTATTTACAATTGAAATGGTCTCTATTTTGGTTTTTCATTTGGTTTTAAAACCCAGAATTTAATTATTGCATATTTGGTTTATTAGGCACTCAATTTTTCAGTCCATACGTAATTCTAAGAACTTATGTTAGAAGGTTTCTTGGTGGCTCCCATTTGTATCTCACTGAAGTTTGATTCTAGGACATGGGTTGCttgttaaaaattttataaagttgttcaaaatttttgacaaaTACATGCTgcgattaaatttttttttttttttttaggttcatAGTTAACTCCGTTCTATACATACAGGTGTGGATGGAGTTGGTGACACAAAGGCAAAGCCTTTATGAGGCTTTGATTGGTACCACTAGGATCAAATAGCCACAAGACCATCTTTCGAAACTTAGACTAGTTATTGGGTAAGTTTATAAGTTTACGACTTGAACAAGGTTACCTCTCTTTAAATTTACGATCGCTACGTTTGGATTAACtgtttttttgggtgtttttcaaaaaatttactgttcattttttgtaaaacagtaaatattgtttggattgctgtcATTCAcaaacaaattatttttgaaaaacaaacgtGTTTGGAttgactgtttttgaaaaacagtaGTTAAATTTTTAATCAATCTTAGTTGCATATCCTTTCTAAATTACTTAATTTGTTCGTGGTACAATTAAAGATAAGCAAAACGGTGGTTGCATAAGACTACATGTCATTTAATTTGTCCATGGAAACATTAATTATTACAAAGGCTACAACAATCCCCTTTATAGGTAGAAAGCCTCACGAGGGAGAGATCACCATGTTCTACTGATATTGGTGATAGTACATGTGATCGGTTATTGCTCTCCTATCTTCATTTCAGTCAACAATTCCTTGTGCCGACATATCGAGTGATTGTGGTTCAAACATTTGGTTGCTCTGGTCTGAATTATCTGCCAATGCTGCATCAGcttcttcttcaacaaaatatacGTTATTGGGAATATGATCGTGCATGAAGTTGTGCAAGGCACAACAAACAAGGACAATGTTATTTTGTGTTGCCATCAAATAGTTCTGTATGGGCCCCTTCAGTATCGGAAATCGCTTTTTCAAGACACCAAATGTGCGTTCTATAATGTTTCTTAAAGATGCATGGCGTCTGTTGAAAAGTGCTTTTGCTACTCGCTCTTGTGGGATTCCCCGTGCACTCCTAAAGGGAGCCATAAACTCTGGCATATTTGTGTATGTCACGTCCACCGCATAATATTTGCCTGCATATCATGTACAGATAGTTATGTTCATTATGGCAACTCAAATTTAGTTATAAGAAAACTCAATTAGGCTAGGTTTTATGATCAAAGATCTCACGCACCTGCTGGTGGCATTAGAAAGACACAATTAAGATCAAGTAAAACATCTCGTAAGATCCTAGAATCATGGGCACTACCCTTCGACCCTACCCTGGCATAAGTGAATTTCATATTATGGTCACACACGGCTAGAATGTTCTGTGATAAGCCGCCATGCCTGTTCCGGTAACGATCCCTGTCTTCGGCTCTACACCAAACTGATACGTGTGTTCCATCGATAGCTCTAACGCAATCCTAATCACATGGGTTAGTGTTACATATTTAACAGGTTTTCATAATGACTAACTAAACATTAAATCCCTAACCTTAAACTATGGCCAGAACAACGCATTGTTCTGTATTCTTGGATGAATTGTGTGATAATCCATTGGCCTGACAAAGTCGCGTCCCAATCGAACGAGAGATCGAAGGCAGCGTCGTAGATGGCAATCTACTGTCTCGGAAGAATGTTGGAATCTTTTGGCTAGTACCTTATATCGCTCATTATGACTCAAGCACAGAAAGCAAATGGCGATAGACTCATGAATTGCCACCCGTTGTGTAGGGTGTGGCTTCCAATAACCTCGCTTAAGCAACAAGTCATATAATTGCAGGAAAAGGGGAGCTTCCATGCGAAGGTTGTCGAATATTCTGCCTCGATGGCCATTTATTAGCTCTACAACCCATTGAGCACCTGACTGTGAACCATATCGGATTCGTCGCCGCTGCAAAGGGTTTAGGTATGGGTCAAATAAGGTCAATCCTAGAAGAACAAATATGGCGAAGATCAAAAAGGGCTTCTCCTCGTCCGATTCGTCAGAAGTTTCCCCACCATGTGCATAATGATCATTTTCCATCAAGTGTTATTGGTTCAGTTTCGTCAAAGGTGAATCTGCAAGGTTTATGGCAGCAGTATAGATCAAATCAAGACTAATTGGAAAATAAATCATAAGACTTAAAAAGTGCTATACACCTGGAATAGTTAATATCTGAAATTTTATGTTCTTACAAAGGCAAGTCATTAATTGCCTTGTTATCACCAACAAACAAGCCAGTGTTAGCAGCAAATGGTATCATAAAAGTTAAATGAAGTTAGAATGATACTTGGAAGTATTGGCCGGCAATATGCAAACATACTAAAGCAACTGCTGATTGGCCACAAATATTATGAATAAAACCTGACAACTAATTGTTAACTTGTCTGAATTATAAGaattataaaatactcaacAAAGTCAATGCCACAAAGTGCGGTACACTCAAAGAAACAAATGACAGTCCAAGAAAAAATACTCAAAGTTTCGATAGCAAATGCTACAACTAACGGTCTCAAGCATAAACAAACAAAGGCAACGACGGCCAGCTTTAAAAAAGTGCTCCCAATGCACAAACGACTATAACGGGGGTGGGGGAGAAAGCTCCTGAGTGCCATGTTTCGGTGGGAGACAGCCTCGACGCTTCATAAAGGTGATGCGGTTGGCGTCTGATCCAACTAAATTCCAAATAGCCAGCTCTTGAGGGTCCTTCAATATTTCAGCAGCGGCTATTTTGGCTACATAGGCCACGTTCTCTAATCCCCGAAGTTCAGTAATGGCAACATCGTACTCTGATTTCTTCGATCCATCTCGGCCAGAACGATGCTTGGTCGAAGAGCTTACTGATACACTCATGCTGCTACTCTTCTTTCGACTAACAAGCAACTCAATAGTGTCAAGAGTCCTGAAGTATCTATCAGTCACTGAACCGGAGGCGGTAGACATAGGACTATAGCTTGATGCATCACCAGACTTCCACTTTCCTTTACCCGTCTTCCCTTTCTCTTCATTTGCCCCTACTACCTGTACATCAGCATCGCAGTCTGCATGGTCCCTCCTGCCCTTTCCCCGTGCATATCGTGTAGTAGCCTCCATCTCTTGCTCATCTGCTGAAGTATGGGGGTCGTTTTCGTAGCCAGAGCTGAAGTCCCCCGTTGCGCCTTGATTGACAAATACTTCCTCGAGTAAATGATAGACTAAGCagtcattttgaaattttattaattttgggtTCACCTTGTACAAAAAACACAGCCAAAAGGGAGTTAACGAATTACCTCAGATTAGGAAAAAAAACGTGCAACGATGGCTATTCTTTAGTGAATAGTTATATCTACTCCATCTTGGTCCACTTGTTATCATCCATAAGGAATGTAAACTTTTGGCTATCCCAACCCAATCCCATTCCCCGCCTCTTGAAGGAAATGTATAGTTTGGTTAATTAACCCATAAACAAATccagaaacaacaaaagaaacacATTGACAGATTATTCAAGGCATAGAGAGGACATACTCAATAATAACCAAACATGAATAGGAGGAGCAAGAATTACCTTGTAGTAGTTAGAAATGCACTGCGTTAAATCGTTTTCCCCTCAAGCAGAAATGGATGAACGAGTAGTCTAGAT
Protein-coding sequences here:
- the LOC113696666 gene encoding uncharacterized protein codes for the protein MENDHYAHGGETSDESDEEKPFLIFAIFVLLGLTLFDPYLNPLQRRRIRYGSQSGAQWVVELINGHRGRIFDNLRMEAPLFLQLYDLLLKRGYWKPHPTQRVAIHESIAICFLCLSHNERYKDCVRAIDGTHVSVWCRAEDRDRYRNRHGGLSQNILAVCDHNMKFTYARVGSKGSAHDSRILRDVLLDLNCVFLMPPAGAQILCGGRDIHKYARVYGSL
- the LOC140010036 gene encoding uncharacterized protein, whose amino-acid sequence is MEATTRYARGKGRRDHADCDADVQVVGANEEKGKTGKGKWKSGDASSYSPMSTASGSVTDRYFRTLDTIELLVSRKKSSSMSVSVSSSTKHRSGRDGSKKSEYDVAITELRGLENVAYVAKIAAAEILKDPQELAIWNLVGSDANRITFMKRRGCLPPKHGTQELSPPPPL